One window of the Candidatus Saccharibacteria bacterium genome contains the following:
- the raiA gene encoding ribosome-associated translation inhibitor RaiA: MIHTVSAEGFDLSPKLQKYAAGKIKDIEKYVPRKAREAAVLAVHFKEAKKGQDKTCTLALQLPHGTLAAKETTTHMYAAFDIAVVEIRRQLADYKGKHSKYGLRHRLIRRLKREKAIA, from the coding sequence ATGATTCACACCGTCAGCGCGGAGGGTTTTGACCTGAGCCCAAAATTGCAGAAATATGCCGCGGGGAAGATAAAAGATATAGAGAAATACGTTCCGCGCAAGGCTCGCGAAGCGGCGGTGCTGGCTGTTCACTTCAAAGAAGCAAAAAAAGGTCAGGATAAAACCTGTACTTTAGCATTGCAGCTCCCGCATGGCACGTTGGCCGCCAAGGAAACTACTACGCACATGTATGCAGCATTTGACATAGCGGTAGTTGAAATTCGCCGTCAACTGGCAGACTACAAAGGAAAACATAGCAAATATGGTTTACGACACCGCCTAATTCGGCGGCTAAAACGAGAAAAAGCTATCGCCTGA
- the serS gene encoding serine--tRNA ligase, whose product MLDIQFIRENAELVQRKAHEKGYKNVDVQSLLKVDEERRTQLTAVEELRAQRNALTDSMKGQKPSQEQIEQGKKLKDEIATLENELKVTEEKWQSQMQMVPNPTFDDVPLGGEEDSVEIKQVGAQNKGAADHLDFAVARDWVDFERGAKVAGAKFYYLKGDLALLENAITQFALDFVTKKGFTYMTVPHMVSSRVATGAGFSPRGDESGNEYYVEGEDLTLIGTAEAPLTGYHADEIIDEDKLPLKYVGYSPCYRREAGTYGKHTRGLFRVHQFNKLEMYIFCTPEQSRDMHEFILATEEELWQALGIPYHVINIAAGDLGAPAAKKYDVEYWSPVDQKYRELTSCSNCTDFQARNLNIRVRRKDGKVEVLHTLNGTAVSLARSLIAVIEHYQTERGTLEIPNVLRPYMGGRTEI is encoded by the coding sequence ATGCTAGATATACAATTTATACGGGAGAACGCCGAGCTGGTGCAACGCAAGGCGCATGAAAAAGGATACAAAAACGTTGACGTGCAGTCTTTGCTAAAGGTAGACGAAGAGCGGCGCACACAGCTGACGGCGGTTGAGGAGCTGCGGGCTCAACGTAATGCTCTGACCGATTCTATGAAAGGCCAAAAGCCTTCTCAGGAGCAAATAGAGCAGGGTAAAAAGCTGAAGGATGAAATTGCCACTCTCGAAAATGAGCTGAAAGTTACAGAGGAAAAATGGCAATCCCAGATGCAAATGGTGCCAAACCCTACATTTGATGATGTCCCACTGGGCGGCGAGGAAGACAGTGTAGAAATAAAACAGGTTGGGGCGCAGAACAAAGGCGCAGCAGACCACCTGGACTTTGCTGTTGCGCGTGACTGGGTAGATTTTGAGCGGGGTGCCAAGGTGGCTGGCGCAAAGTTTTACTACCTGAAGGGCGACCTGGCACTGCTTGAAAACGCCATTACCCAGTTTGCACTCGATTTTGTAACCAAAAAGGGCTTTACCTATATGACGGTGCCGCACATGGTCAGCAGCCGGGTGGCGACGGGTGCGGGGTTCTCACCGCGCGGCGACGAGAGTGGTAACGAATACTATGTAGAGGGTGAAGATTTGACGCTCATCGGCACAGCTGAAGCACCGCTTACAGGCTACCATGCCGACGAAATTATCGACGAAGACAAACTGCCGCTAAAATATGTTGGCTATAGCCCATGCTATCGCCGTGAGGCAGGTACATACGGCAAGCATACGCGGGGGTTGTTCCGTGTACACCAGTTCAATAAGCTTGAAATGTACATCTTCTGTACGCCCGAGCAGAGTCGGGACATGCACGAGTTTATACTAGCTACAGAGGAAGAACTGTGGCAAGCGCTTGGTATACCGTATCATGTTATCAACATTGCGGCAGGTGACTTGGGTGCGCCAGCGGCTAAAAAATACGATGTAGAGTACTGGTCGCCGGTAGACCAAAAGTACCGCGAGCTGACGAGCTGCAGTAACTGCACCGATTTTCAGGCGCGTAACCTAAACATTCGCGTTCGACGTAAAGATGGCAAAGTGGAAGTGCTGCACACGCTGAATGGCACGGCCGTATCTCTGGCGCGCTCGCTCATTGCTGTCATAGAGCATTACCAAACAGAACGTGGTACACTGGAAATACCAAACGTGTTACGCCCGTACATGGGCGGCAGAACTGAGATATAA
- a CDS encoding type II toxin-antitoxin system VapC family toxin — translation MVYIDTNIALEVLLEERVSQQAVIAYLSGQDKVYMSMLTVHHVWHFGRKVGIAESVLADFVGAAGLIPLLPEDYVWARKHEAGRDFEDALQVAVALRAGVSVFVTLDQALVRAYDGKVGFAFLNPAALNS, via the coding sequence ATGGTGTACATTGATACGAATATCGCTCTCGAGGTACTCCTGGAAGAACGGGTGTCACAGCAGGCGGTTATTGCCTATCTGTCGGGACAGGACAAGGTGTATATGAGTATGCTTACCGTGCACCATGTGTGGCATTTTGGCCGCAAGGTGGGTATAGCAGAAAGCGTGCTGGCGGATTTTGTGGGTGCAGCTGGACTTATTCCACTGTTGCCAGAAGATTATGTTTGGGCACGGAAGCATGAAGCGGGCAGAGACTTTGAAGACGCACTTCAAGTAGCAGTGGCCCTCAGAGCGGGCGTGAGTGTATTTGTGACGCTCGACCAGGCACTCGTACGGGCGTACGACGGAAAAGTCGGATTTGCCTTTTTGAACCCAGCTGCTCTTAACTCTTAA
- a CDS encoding PD-(D/E)XK nuclease family protein encodes MSYMRERSRPYEPGQTEPYKVSRSKIELYMQCPRCFWLDVRHKITRPSSPPFNINKAIDELFKKEFDVYREQKKPHPLMKQFGLDAVPYTHKDLDTWRHNFTGVTTLHVPTNLHVFGAVDDVWVNPAGELMVVDYKATAKAEPVKALGPEGGWQDMYRRQMEIYQWLLRQNGFAVSDTGYFVYATGNPGKDAFDGVVEFETHVFPHTGKSDWVEQTLRDMKTCMENDDMPAIGTAAMGGPCEFCSYARSRTSLTLLALQKKGM; translated from the coding sequence ATGTCATACATGAGGGAACGGTCGCGGCCATATGAGCCAGGGCAAACTGAGCCGTATAAGGTCAGCCGCAGCAAAATTGAGCTGTATATGCAGTGTCCGCGCTGTTTCTGGCTAGATGTGCGCCACAAGATTACCCGGCCAAGCAGCCCGCCGTTCAATATCAACAAGGCCATAGACGAGCTGTTCAAAAAAGAGTTCGATGTCTACCGTGAGCAGAAAAAACCACATCCGCTCATGAAACAGTTTGGTCTCGATGCTGTGCCGTATACGCATAAAGACCTTGATACGTGGCGACATAACTTTACAGGGGTGACCACCCTTCATGTGCCGACAAACCTGCACGTCTTTGGGGCAGTGGACGATGTGTGGGTGAACCCAGCAGGTGAACTCATGGTGGTTGACTACAAAGCCACCGCAAAAGCCGAGCCGGTAAAAGCACTTGGCCCAGAGGGTGGCTGGCAAGATATGTACCGTAGGCAGATGGAGATTTACCAGTGGTTACTTCGGCAAAATGGTTTTGCGGTGAGCGATACGGGCTATTTTGTGTACGCCACCGGCAACCCTGGCAAAGATGCCTTTGATGGCGTAGTCGAGTTTGAAACCCACGTGTTCCCGCACACGGGCAAGAGCGACTGGGTAGAGCAAACTCTGCGCGATATGAAGACCTGCATGGAAAACGACGATATGCCTGCCATTGGCACCGCGGCCATGGGTGGTCCTTGCGAATTCTGTTCCTACGCCCGCTCCCGCACCAGCCTGACGCTATTAGCTCTTCAGAAAAAAGGCATGTAA
- a CDS encoding class I SAM-dependent RNA methyltransferase: protein MDEVVIEKLVHGGQGLGTLADGRKVFVWNALPGETVRVRIIKKKRSYAEAIAEEILKASPERIDPHEDNYLATSPWQMMTFEAENCYKSAIVKELFTHEGVAIPYENLESSGEKGDLSTSPARAGFAQDDRAVVSVGSEFHYRNKMEYSFWGDDDGLHLALHQRGSHGKQIVQGSALALPAVDDAARAVLSELQRLDLRAGDLKTVIVRCNQAGEAVAALFVKPSKFPRLKLPNAVKSPVSKDSPVSALKGLRVYHSNPRSPASVPTTLLYELGDCGLRDKLLGQTFSYDVDSFFQVNEPVYTRALESIRAHCQGDPVDMYAGVGSIGLSVAEREAILVELDSRTAAMARANACDSPVFAEVVESSAEKALEYIDGLRPVIFDPPRAGLHANVVKRCLEVRPPQIIYLSCNPATHARDLALLQSAYKMTHFEIFNFFPRTPHIETLAVLRRK from the coding sequence GTGGATGAAGTAGTTATAGAAAAGCTGGTGCACGGCGGGCAGGGGCTCGGCACATTAGCAGACGGCCGGAAAGTGTTTGTGTGGAATGCACTGCCTGGCGAAACCGTACGAGTGCGGATTATTAAGAAAAAGCGGTCATACGCTGAAGCGATTGCCGAGGAGATACTAAAAGCCTCACCAGAGAGAATAGACCCGCATGAGGACAATTATCTTGCCACAAGCCCCTGGCAAATGATGACCTTTGAGGCCGAAAACTGCTATAAATCTGCAATAGTCAAAGAGCTTTTTACGCACGAAGGTGTTGCTATTCCGTATGAGAACCTGGAATCTTCTGGGGAAAAAGGAGACCTTTCGACTTCTCCGGCTCGTGCCGGATTCGCTCAAGATGACAGAGCTGTAGTATCAGTAGGTTCGGAGTTTCATTACCGCAATAAAATGGAATATTCGTTTTGGGGTGATGATGATGGCTTGCACCTGGCGCTCCACCAGCGGGGCAGTCATGGTAAGCAAATTGTGCAGGGTAGCGCACTCGCGCTGCCGGCAGTAGACGATGCGGCACGGGCAGTGCTGAGCGAGCTGCAACGGCTCGATCTGCGGGCGGGCGACTTGAAGACCGTGATTGTGCGCTGCAACCAAGCAGGGGAGGCAGTAGCGGCACTTTTTGTAAAACCAAGTAAATTCCCCAGATTGAAATTGCCAAATGCGGTGAAATCTCCAGTTTCAAAGGACAGTCCTGTTAGTGCGCTCAAGGGGCTGCGGGTGTACCACTCAAACCCGCGTTCTCCCGCATCGGTACCAACCACATTGCTGTACGAACTGGGCGACTGCGGGCTGCGCGATAAGCTGCTCGGGCAGACATTTTCTTACGATGTCGATAGTTTTTTCCAGGTGAATGAGCCGGTCTACACGCGGGCGCTAGAAAGTATTCGGGCGCACTGCCAGGGCGACCCGGTAGATATGTACGCTGGTGTCGGCAGTATTGGTTTGTCGGTCGCCGAGAGGGAAGCCATACTTGTTGAACTCGATTCCAGGACTGCGGCAATGGCGCGCGCCAATGCTTGCGACTCACCGGTCTTCGCTGAGGTTGTCGAATCATCGGCAGAAAAGGCCCTCGAGTACATCGACGGGTTGCGGCCAGTTATTTTCGATCCACCCCGGGCCGGTTTGCACGCAAATGTCGTCAAGCGCTGTTTAGAAGTACGGCCTCCGCAAATTATCTACCTCAGCTGCAATCCTGCCACCCATGCACGCGACCTTGCGCTACTCCAGTCGGCCTACAAAATGACACATTTCGAAATCTTCAACTTTTTCCCACGGACTCCTCACATCGAAACACTAGCCGTGCTGCGTCGGAAGTAA
- a CDS encoding HAD hydrolase-like protein, giving the protein MRAVIFDFDGTIADSLPALLRMYDDVHGKPVHRTQEVVDSMRNKSMYQIAREMGLPLWKIAWLAVRGRRMLRRHLRSIRVYPGLAELIRDLYEARVKLFVVSTNHSENIRKYLQWHDLDTYFDGIYGGAHFWSKASTMRRVVKCEGLDTSKLWCVGDEKVDVVSARGAGLRIISVTWGYSSKHGLELLKPNRLVTTVDGLRKVLSRWMK; this is encoded by the coding sequence ATGCGAGCAGTCATTTTTGATTTTGATGGAACTATTGCAGACAGCCTACCGGCACTGCTGCGCATGTACGATGATGTGCACGGAAAGCCAGTGCACCGTACCCAAGAAGTGGTAGACAGCATGCGCAACAAGTCAATGTACCAGATTGCGCGCGAGATGGGGTTGCCGCTATGGAAAATAGCGTGGCTTGCGGTGCGGGGGCGGCGTATGCTCCGGCGGCATTTACGAAGTATACGGGTGTATCCCGGTTTAGCCGAACTTATTCGTGACCTCTATGAAGCTCGCGTCAAACTCTTTGTGGTCAGCACCAATCATAGTGAAAATATTCGCAAATATTTGCAGTGGCATGACCTAGATACGTATTTCGACGGCATTTATGGTGGGGCACATTTTTGGTCCAAGGCAAGTACGATGCGCCGGGTGGTAAAGTGTGAAGGCCTGGATACATCTAAGCTATGGTGTGTCGGCGACGAGAAGGTTGATGTGGTTTCGGCACGCGGTGCGGGTCTACGAATAATCTCGGTGACATGGGGGTACAGTAGCAAACACGGCTTGGAGCTCCTGAAGCCGAACAGATTGGTTACCACGGTAGATGGCCTGCGGAAGGTACTAAGTCGGTGGATGAAGTAG
- a CDS encoding metallopeptidase family protein gives MFDITDESFHELIDRAFESLPKIHRDRVKNVAIVTADEPTEQQRRELKLHCNQTLLGLYSGVPLPQRQGREPLVPDVITLFKFPLLAESYDQASLYENIRHTLWHEVAHYYGLDHDQIHKLEK, from the coding sequence ATGTTTGATATTACGGACGAATCGTTTCACGAACTTATAGACCGCGCGTTTGAATCGCTGCCGAAAATACACCGTGACCGGGTGAAAAATGTCGCCATCGTTACGGCAGACGAACCAACCGAGCAGCAGCGGCGTGAACTGAAACTGCATTGCAACCAGACGCTGTTAGGGCTGTACAGCGGTGTACCGCTCCCGCAGCGCCAGGGCAGGGAGCCGCTTGTGCCAGATGTTATCACGCTGTTTAAATTCCCGCTCCTAGCCGAAAGCTATGACCAAGCATCTTTGTACGAAAACATCCGCCACACTTTGTGGCACGAGGTTGCGCACTACTACGGTCTTGACCACGACCAAATCCATAAACTCGAGAAGTAA
- a CDS encoding lysine--tRNA ligase: MATLQDYRNERLRKLEDLKKLGVNPYPARSARTHSIPAVHEQFSQLEGQTVTVTGRIVSIRKFGKLAFIVIKDQSAQELQLIWRRDDEKQADYADSELSQRDIPLLDSGDFIEATGVVARSQTGEESVELTKLRLLTKSLRPLPNKIDGFTNKEERLRRRYVDMNVNEHVRQRFIRRSKFWQATREFLQAEGFTEINIPILENVAGGADATPFVTHMDALDQDFYLRISHELPLKRLLVAGYEKVFDIGARFRNENYSDEHLPEHVAMEWYWAYADWEKGMELTERQIRAVCDATWGKRQFTLADGTQVDFGADDTHFPRISFVSVLKERYGIDVFESPMEDIQAKLREHKLEVEKQDNRLRSLDKLWKNYRKTLAGPAFLVDMPTFMQPLAKMQPADPRLTEQFNLVFGGSEMCKAFSELNDPIDQYQRFLEQQSLRDAGDAEAQMMDIDFVEALEYGMPPACGFGWSERVFWSLEGVSAREGVVFPQLRAEVDATTKAVYPELYKKADV; the protein is encoded by the coding sequence ATGGCGACACTACAAGATTATCGGAATGAGCGGCTGCGTAAGCTGGAAGATTTGAAAAAGCTGGGAGTTAACCCCTATCCGGCGCGTTCGGCTCGAACGCACAGTATTCCTGCGGTGCACGAGCAGTTTAGTCAGCTGGAGGGGCAGACGGTTACTGTTACTGGTCGGATTGTGTCTATCCGTAAGTTTGGGAAGCTTGCGTTCATAGTCATAAAAGACCAAAGCGCACAGGAGTTACAGCTCATTTGGCGGCGTGATGATGAAAAACAGGCTGACTACGCAGACAGCGAACTATCCCAGCGCGACATTCCGCTACTCGACAGCGGCGATTTTATAGAAGCCACCGGGGTGGTGGCGCGGTCGCAAACCGGTGAAGAGTCGGTAGAGCTGACGAAACTACGCTTGCTCACCAAATCACTACGTCCACTGCCGAACAAAATAGATGGCTTTACCAACAAAGAAGAACGCTTGCGCCGCCGCTACGTAGACATGAACGTGAACGAACATGTGCGGCAGCGGTTTATTCGCCGCAGTAAGTTTTGGCAGGCTACTCGTGAATTTCTGCAGGCCGAGGGCTTTACAGAAATCAACATTCCCATACTGGAAAACGTGGCTGGTGGGGCAGATGCAACACCATTTGTGACCCACATGGATGCGCTTGACCAAGATTTCTACCTTCGTATTTCGCATGAGCTACCCCTCAAGCGACTGCTGGTAGCGGGGTACGAAAAGGTGTTCGACATAGGTGCTCGGTTTCGAAACGAAAACTACAGCGACGAACACCTCCCCGAACACGTTGCCATGGAATGGTACTGGGCGTATGCCGACTGGGAAAAGGGCATGGAACTTACCGAACGGCAAATTCGGGCGGTGTGTGACGCCACGTGGGGCAAGCGGCAGTTTACACTGGCCGATGGCACGCAGGTAGATTTTGGGGCAGACGATACGCATTTTCCGCGCATTAGCTTTGTGTCGGTGCTCAAAGAGCGGTACGGCATAGACGTGTTCGAATCACCCATGGAAGACATACAGGCAAAGCTCCGCGAACATAAGCTTGAAGTAGAAAAGCAAGATAATCGCCTTCGCAGTCTCGACAAGCTCTGGAAAAACTACCGCAAAACCCTTGCTGGCCCCGCGTTTCTCGTAGACATGCCAACCTTCATGCAGCCACTAGCCAAAATGCAGCCAGCTGACCCTCGCCTGACCGAGCAGTTTAACCTCGTGTTTGGCGGAAGCGAAATGTGTAAAGCCTTTAGCGAGCTCAATGACCCCATAGATCAGTACCAGCGTTTTCTTGAGCAGCAAAGCTTGCGTGATGCCGGTGATGCTGAGGCACAGATGATGGATATAGACTTCGTAGAGGCACTAGAGTACGGTATGCCACCAGCTTGTGGGTTTGGGTGGAGCGAACGTGTCTTTTGGTCACTCGAAGGTGTGAGCGCGCGCGAAGGCGTGGTGTTCCCGCAGTTGCGCGCCGAAGTCGATGCCACCACCAAAGCCGTCTATCCGGAACTATATAAAAAAGCAGATGTTTGA